Proteins encoded together in one Micromonospora kangleipakensis window:
- a CDS encoding M23 family metallopeptidase — MRRRWFSLAAAALLAAITLVPAAPALAAPTFKVPFPCGQSWSGQTRSDHSPAYAIDFNRTDDLGDPVVASAPGTVDRVTDLGGTSYGKYVRIDHGGGYTTYYAHLNGFNVSVGQSVGYGKVIGWVGSTGGSTGPHLHYEQRLNGDDIQARFNGALALYWGTKTYTSDNNCSTTGSGTVNTAGGDLTVRSGPGTGYTAVGSIADGTRVTIYCQTSGTSVTGTYGTSSIWDRIGSGRYIADAYVYTGYDGYIPNVPRC; from the coding sequence ATGCGTAGACGGTGGTTCAGCCTCGCCGCGGCCGCCCTGCTGGCCGCGATCACCCTGGTGCCCGCGGCCCCGGCGCTGGCCGCACCGACCTTCAAGGTGCCCTTCCCGTGCGGCCAGTCCTGGTCCGGGCAGACCCGTTCCGACCACAGCCCGGCGTACGCGATCGACTTCAACCGCACCGACGACCTGGGCGACCCGGTGGTGGCCAGCGCGCCCGGCACGGTCGACCGGGTGACCGACCTCGGCGGCACCAGCTACGGCAAGTACGTGCGGATCGACCACGGCGGCGGATACACCACGTACTACGCCCACCTCAACGGCTTCAACGTCTCCGTCGGCCAGAGCGTCGGCTACGGCAAGGTGATCGGCTGGGTGGGCAGCACCGGCGGCTCCACCGGCCCGCACCTGCACTACGAGCAGCGGCTCAACGGCGACGACATCCAGGCTCGGTTCAACGGCGCGCTCGCGCTCTACTGGGGCACCAAGACGTACACCAGCGACAACAACTGCTCCACCACCGGCTCCGGCACGGTGAACACGGCCGGCGGCGACCTGACCGTCCGCTCCGGCCCGGGCACCGGCTACACCGCGGTCGGCTCGATCGCCGACGGCACCAGGGTGACCATCTACTGCCAGACCAGCGGGACCAGCGTCACCGGCACGTACGGCACCAGCTCGATCTGGGACCGGATCGGCTCCGGCCGGTACATCGCCGACGCGTACGTCTACACCGGGTACGACGGCTACATCCCTAACGTCCCCCGCTGCTGA
- a CDS encoding GPGG-motif small membrane protein yields the protein MELILWIIAVVLVVAGILALFRRQILWGIVLIVVGLLVGPGGVSIFS from the coding sequence ATGGAGCTGATTCTCTGGATTATCGCAGTCGTACTCGTGGTCGCCGGCATCCTCGCGCTGTTCCGCCGGCAGATCCTGTGGGGCATCGTCCTCATCGTGGTCGGTCTTCTGGTCGGCCCGGGTGGCGTCAGCATCTTCAGTTAG